The genomic window AGGGTCAGTCCAGACGGGTGACCAGATCTGTGCTGATCTGAAAGCTACCACACCATTATATATAACACCTGTACTTTTGTTATCAGCAGAACCAGACCTGCCGGAACTTTCCGCTGCATGCTTTTCTGATTCATTTATGTCCAAACCATTTGATCTTGACAAATTACTGAACAGGGTTGCAGAACTCACCGGATAACAAATAATAAAAATAATCGCCGTTCAGGAACCCTGGTTTGTTTTTAATACAGTAGCAATTTTAGCTTTACCCGGAACCATCAAAAGGTTATACTTCCCGTAAACACCTCTTCTATCTACA from Flavobacterium sp. W4I14 includes these protein-coding regions:
- a CDS encoding DNA-binding response OmpR family regulator (product_source=COG0745; cath_funfam=3.40.50.2300; cog=COG0745; pfam=PF00072; smart=SM00448; superfamily=52172), whose translation is MIKRILIIEDDPGILELLYFIFETEGYAVEGFLNGKSAAEIILLKPDMIILDIRIAGSVQTGDQICADLKATTPLYITPVLLLSAEPDLPELSAACFSDSFMSKPFDLDKLLNRVAELTG